CTTCGATGCCGAGATGGGACAGCGCCCGGTCTGCGAGGTGATAGACCCCAAGCGAATGCTCGAATCTGGTGTGGTTCGCCGAGGGGTAGACGAGCGTCACCGTGCCGAGCTGTGAGATGTGTCGGAGCCGCTGGACCGGTGGCGTATCGAGCAGCGCCGCCGCCACGCCCTGAACCTCGATGTGGTCGTGGACGCTGTCCTTGATTGTAGTCATTGCCGTGGCCTACGGCGGCGGCCGGCAAAATCGTTCGCCACCGAACACGCGGAAACCGCTACTAGCGGGGAACCCAGCCGTAGATGTGGTTCAGCATCACGTACGTGACGAGTCCGAGAAAGAGGCTTAGCCCCCAAGCCGAGACGGCGATGCGACCCACGCGGGCGTGGACCGTCTCTCTGAGTTCGGCCGGAGAGTGCGTCAGCCCGAGAACGACGGCGTGAACGACAACAGGCACAGACACCGCGGACAGCAAGATGTGTACGGCGAGCATCACGATGTACGCCGTCCAGACGAACCCTTCGGCGACGATTTCCTTCTCGAAGCCGCCGCCGACCTTGAGGATGTACAGGACCAGAAAGGCCATGATGAGGGAGAAGGCGGTCAGCATCGCCGTGCGGTGTTTCTGTACCTGACCGCTCTTGATGAAGTAGACGCCGGCGATGATTGTGAGGAGCGCGATGCTGTTGACGACCGCGATTGCGTCGCCGAGCAGGATGACGGTGTGCCGCGAGAACTCAGGCAGCGGCAACACGCCGCCGAACGCGCCGAACACGAGCGCGTAGCCAACGACCGAGACGACAGCGGTGACGAGCCGCGGACGAGCGCGGGCACGCGACTGGAGTGTGTCTGCGACGGCCATACCGACAGGTCAGGACCGGAGTGGTAACTGTGTTCTGAAACGGGCGAGCACGACAGGACGATTGCGAACCGAAGCGGTGGCTACTGAACTCGAAAACAGCGAGAATTGGGTAGCAGCGCCGCCGAGCTCAGGCGAAGGTCCGCGACACTTCTTCGTCGTCGGTCTCTTCCTGCTGGATCTTCTCCCAAGCGTTGTGGAAGTCCGCCATCGTGACCTCTGTCCGGTCGTCGCGGATGGCGAACATCCCGGCTTCGGTACAGATGGCCTTCACGTCAGCACCGGAGGCGTCCGTTATCTCCTCGGCCAGCGACTCGAAGTCCACATCGTCGGAGACGTTCATGCTGCGAGTGTGGATCTGGAAGATCTGCTTGCGACCCTCGACATCCGGGTTCGGGACTTCGATGAGGCGGTCGAAGCGGCCGGGACGGAGGATGGCGCGGTCGAGCATGTCGAAGCGGTTCGTCGCGGCGATGATGCGGATGTCGCCGCGGTCGTCGAACCCATCCATCTCCGAGAGCAGTTGCATCATCGTCCGCTGGACCTCGGCGTCGCCGGAAGTCTTCGACTCCGTCCGCTTGGCTGCGATAGCGTCGATCTCGTCGATGAAGACGACGGCGGGCTCTTCCTGACGGGCCAGTTCGAACAGGTCACGGACCAGCTTCGCGCCCTCGCCGATGAATTTATGGACCAGCTCGGAGCCGGCCATCTTGATGAACGTCGCGTCGGTCTCGTTGGCGACGGCCTTGGCGAGCATCGTCTTCCCGGTGCCGGGCGGGCCGTGCAGCAGGACGCCGCTCGGCGGATCGATGCCGACGTCTTCGAACATTTCGGGGCTCTTCAGCGGCATCTCGACGGTCTCGCGGACCTCTTCCATCTGCTCTTCGATGCCACCGATGTCGGCGAAGGTGACGTCCGGCGACTGGTCGACCTGCATGACGCGGGCACGAACGTCGGTCTCGTCGTCGAGCTGTTTGACGATAGAGAGGGAGTTGTTGACAGCGACGCGGTCGTCGGGTTCGAGGTCCTCACGCATCTCGTCGGTGACCTCTGTCAGGGCCTCCTGATTGTTGCCGTGCTGTTTGATAATCACGCCGTCACTGGACAGCTCTTGGACGGTGGCGACAAACAGCGGCGACTGCTTGAGCTTCTTGTTCTCGTGCGTGAGCCGTTCGAGCTTCTGCTGGTACTTGTTGTTCTCAGCGTTCGCGTCAAGCAGCTTGTCGCGCATCTCCTCGTTCTGGGATTCGAGCACCTCCAGCCGCTCCTGCAGCGCCTCGATCTTCTGTTGCTGAGACGCGTCATCGTCGTACGGCATGTCGACCTCATCGACGGTGTCGGTCATTACGACGCCTTTAGTAGGTGTACCGTTATGAGGCTTCGGGTAGTCTCAGAAACTGTATCGCCCGGCGTGAGCCCGGAGGGGGCCGCTACTGGCCGCTTCCCGTCTGTAGGTCGCAAACCGGCACGTTTCTTGGCCCCCACCGGAAACATCTGCTCATGCCAACCGACCGCGAAGAAGTCCTCATCGTGGGCGGGGGCGTCGCCGGACTTTCGGCGGCGATCTACACCGCTCGCGCCGACCTGTCGACACGAATTATCTCGACCGGCGAGTCGATACTGAACCGCAACGCCCATCTGGAGAACTATCCCGGATTCCCGGCCGGAATCAATCCGCGACTCCTGCTCGAACTGATGCGCGCACAGGCACGGCGGGCCGGGGTCTGGTTCATCGACGGCGAGGCCGAGCAGGTAGAGCGAGTCGACGGGGGCTTCGAGGTATCCTGTTCTGACGGCGAGTCCTACGACGCGACGTATCTCATCGCCGCGTCTTGGTCTGACCCGTCGTATCTAGAGGGACTGGACATCTCGCTCGTCGACCGTGGTTCGAAACAGTTCATCTCAACCGACGAGCAGGGCCGAACCGATATCGAGGGGCTGTACGCGGCTGGTCGGCTGGCCGAGCAGCACCACCAGACCATCGTCGCCGCGGGCCACGGCGCACAGGTCGGACTCACGCTGCTGGAAGACTCCGACGTCGACTTCTATCACGACTGGACCGCGCCTGAAGGGTACTTCACCGGCCGCGACCGCCCGGTCCCGCCGGGCTGTGAGGAGATTGATGAGACAGAGCGTAAGCAGCGCGAACAGGAGTCGCTGGAAGTCATGCAGCGGTACTTCGAGGAGCCGATGCCGGGCGAGCCGACGATGCACCCGAGCGTCGATCAGGATTCAGACTGACCCTGTTTCGAGCGAGCGCGCGACGGACTGCAGCCGCTCGATTCGCTCGGTCGTCGGCGGATGTGACCGCGTTTCGATGGACAGTGAGTCAGTTGCCGTCGCGGTTCCGAACCCGTGTGGGAGAAAGCACAGTCCGCGGATGCCCGCGTACGCGGAGCGTTTGTCTGTCTCCGGACGGTCGTCGCCCTCGCCAGCAAGAGTTTCTAGCGCGGCGACAAGCGCGGCGGGGTCCCCGGTCAACTGCGCTGCGCCCCGGTCGGCGGCGAACTCCCGGGCGCGCGACAGCGAGCGCCCGAGGACGACGACGGGCGCGGTGAACACGCCCAGCGCGACGCCGCCGAACAGGACCGTCACCGCGAAGAGAAACAGAAACCCCAGCGTGAACGAGAGGCTTCCGAACGGGGCGTCAAGCACCCGAGCGCTGAACACGTAGGCGAGACCGAGCGCGACCAGCCCGACTACGTATCGGCTCCCGCCCGGACGCAGGTCCGAAAGCGGGTCGTACTCGCCGTTGGTCAGCGACGGGAGGAAGCTGGCCAGCGTCATGACCGTCGCGTCGCGGTTGGCGACGTGCATGAGTTCGTGGGCCAGCACCGCATCGAGTTCGTCGCCCGCAAGCGTCGAGAGGAGCCCCTCGCTGACGACGACCGTCGCGCCGCCGAGCGTCCCGATGGCGAAGCTGTTCGGCACGTCGGCGTCCGCAACGGCGATCTGTGGCGGCGTGAGGTCGGCCAGTTGCGCGAGGCGTTGCACCCGTTCGTGGAGGTCGGGGTACTCATCGGGGCCGACAATTCGGGCGTCGACTTCGGCCATCGTCTGCGCTCTGGTGTAGCGAAGCTGTGCCCAGACGAACGCCACAAGCGCGGGGGCGAGAATGGCCACCCACCAAGCGATGCGTGCCGATGCCCCACCGAACGGGAGGGCAGTCGCGACGGCGTCCCGCACCGGCACAAGCCATGGCGTCAAGAGCGCTGCCGTGGTGGCTACCACCGCGATATCGACGGCGAGGAGGAGCAGGAGGGTCCACAGGATACGGCGTGTCAGTGTCCGCATATGGTTAGTTCTGCTAGATCCACCGCGAATGAAAGGTTTTCTGCTCCGACAGCCCAAGGGTGAGGAAAATATTTACTCTGCGGCCGGAAACGGTCTCGTAGTGTCAACAAAGCTGGTTCGTGCCGCCCTCGCCCTCCTCTGTGCGGTCGCTGTCCTGTTCGGCACAGCGCTGTTCCCCGGCGCGCTCGGCGTCGAATTCGAGTCGAGCGGCCCCCTCGACAGCCAAGCGAACGAGCCGGTCACGCCCGACGGTACAGCACCCGGCGAAGTCGACAGTGGGCCGACGCCGGTAGCGACAATCACGGATTCAGAGACAACG
The Haloarcula sp. CBA1129 genome window above contains:
- a CDS encoding NAD(P)/FAD-dependent oxidoreductase, encoding MPTDREEVLIVGGGVAGLSAAIYTARADLSTRIISTGESILNRNAHLENYPGFPAGINPRLLLELMRAQARRAGVWFIDGEAEQVERVDGGFEVSCSDGESYDATYLIAASWSDPSYLEGLDISLVDRGSKQFISTDEQGRTDIEGLYAAGRLAEQHHQTIVAAGHGAQVGLTLLEDSDVDFYHDWTAPEGYFTGRDRPVPPGCEEIDETERKQREQESLEVMQRYFEEPMPGEPTMHPSVDQDSD
- a CDS encoding DUF420 domain-containing protein; this translates as MAVADTLQSRARARPRLVTAVVSVVGYALVFGAFGGVLPLPEFSRHTVILLGDAIAVVNSIALLTIIAGVYFIKSGQVQKHRTAMLTAFSLIMAFLVLYILKVGGGFEKEIVAEGFVWTAYIVMLAVHILLSAVSVPVVVHAVVLGLTHSPAELRETVHARVGRIAVSAWGLSLFLGLVTYVMLNHIYGWVPR
- a CDS encoding M48 family metalloprotease: MRTLTRRILWTLLLLLAVDIAVVATTAALLTPWLVPVRDAVATALPFGGASARIAWWVAILAPALVAFVWAQLRYTRAQTMAEVDARIVGPDEYPDLHERVQRLAQLADLTPPQIAVADADVPNSFAIGTLGGATVVVSEGLLSTLAGDELDAVLAHELMHVANRDATVMTLASFLPSLTNGEYDPLSDLRPGGSRYVVGLVALGLAYVFSARVLDAPFGSLSFTLGFLFLFAVTVLFGGVALGVFTAPVVVLGRSLSRAREFAADRGAAQLTGDPAALVAALETLAGEGDDRPETDKRSAYAGIRGLCFLPHGFGTATATDSLSIETRSHPPTTERIERLQSVARSLETGSV
- a CDS encoding proteasome-activating nucleotidase, producing MTDTVDEVDMPYDDDASQQQKIEALQERLEVLESQNEEMRDKLLDANAENNKYQQKLERLTHENKKLKQSPLFVATVQELSSDGVIIKQHGNNQEALTEVTDEMREDLEPDDRVAVNNSLSIVKQLDDETDVRARVMQVDQSPDVTFADIGGIEEQMEEVRETVEMPLKSPEMFEDVGIDPPSGVLLHGPPGTGKTMLAKAVANETDATFIKMAGSELVHKFIGEGAKLVRDLFELARQEEPAVVFIDEIDAIAAKRTESKTSGDAEVQRTMMQLLSEMDGFDDRGDIRIIAATNRFDMLDRAILRPGRFDRLIEVPNPDVEGRKQIFQIHTRSMNVSDDVDFESLAEEITDASGADVKAICTEAGMFAIRDDRTEVTMADFHNAWEKIQQEETDDEEVSRTFA